One segment of Engraulis encrasicolus isolate BLACKSEA-1 chromosome 7, IST_EnEncr_1.0, whole genome shotgun sequence DNA contains the following:
- the zgc:163098 gene encoding U2 snRNP-associated SURP motif-containing protein isoform X2: MADKKSKSATVKKTLTKKEQNEMKKKEEEKAAEVFEEFLASFDSGDKSNVKTFVRGGIVNATKEEQAAEVKKSKLYRPSTKFTPPVSHNAVPPPSSPDLRKSAVKKKTEEKKKSNLELFKEELKQIQEEREERHKRKKGDPGGSSTPEIEMPPAWRSIFDDDPALPNSTNLYIGCINPKMNEEMLCKEFGKYGPLASVKIMWPRTDEERTRVSNRGFVAFMTRRDAERAMAAMDGKTVMGFEMKLGWGKPVRIPPQPLYTPIGVLKTSTPPPPSGLPFNAQPRDRFRNDFTKPWSRSKDELDKTLSEAVVKVVIPTERHLLGLIHRMIEFVVREGPMFEAIIMSKEKSNPDFKFLFENKSQEHVYYRWKLFTILQGESPSQWRTADFRMFRGGSLWRPPLLNPYLHGDEELHEDASPPSHEEELRKGQLKAEHREQLEMLLQRLTPRREEIGDAMLFCLEKAEAAEEVVACIAESLSLIQTPLQRKVARLYLVSDILYNSCAKVANASYYRKYFESKLPQIFGDIGEAYRNIRARLQAEQFKQKIMCCFRAWEDWAVYPESYLIQLQNVFLGLFKPGEDIAEPPEASSVDLDGAPLDGAPLDGLPLDGLPLDGLPLDAVPLDGTALEDLDGSPITWDAALDGAPVDDIDGVPLGSAIDDIDGMPLDEGSGRGRRLPHVARVALSKWERVDDAEQLKNTDADSSLSRDDDSRDSDEDSSDSSSSPSKYDAADFKSSTFEFSESKRTKLRELEVKVMRFQDDLESGSKARKAGMSLQEQIQHYRNKLLQKEFEKSEQEKKDKSSQKQKERSKKEEKKERTEDRTRARDKERCKKSEDRDRGRDSDDRRERTKSRSPKKLKRSRSPSPVLRKSQRSTSHSPHRSHKKSKKSKH, from the exons ATGGCAGACAAGAAAAGCAAATCCGCAACGGTGAAGAAAACATTAACTAAAAAGGAACAAAATGAGATGAAGAAAAAG GAGGAAGAAAAAGCTGCAGAAGTCTTTGAAGAATTTCTGGCGTCGTTTGACAGTGGTGATAAAAGCAATGTGAAGACTTTTGTCCGCGGTGGGATTGTGAATGCAACAAAAG AGGAGCAAGCAGCGGAGGTGAAGAAGAGTAAACTCTATCGACCCTCTACCAAGTTCACACCCCCTGTGTCCCACAATGCTGTGCCACCGCCATCATCACCAGACCTCAGAAAGTCT GCGGTCaaaaagaagacagaggagaagaagaagagcaacCTGGAGCTGTTTAAAGAGGAGCTGAAACA GATCCAGGAGGAGCGTGAGGAGCGGCACAAGAGGAAGAAGGGCGACCCGGGGGGCAGCAGCACCCCTGAAATCGAAATGCCGCCCGCATGGAGGTCAA TTTTTGACGATGATCCTGCATTGCCTAATTCGACAAATCTCTACATCGGCTGCATCAACCCCAAG ATGAATGAGGAGATGCTGTGTAAGGAGTTTGGGAAGTACGGCCCGCTGGCCAGCGTGAAGATCATGTGGCCCCGTACGGACGAGGAGCGGACGCGCGTCTCCAACCGCGGCTTTGTGGCCTTCATGACGCGCAGGGATGCGGAGAGGGCCATGGCCGCCATGGACG GTAAGACGGTGATGGGCTTCGAGATGAAGCTGGGCTGGGGCAAGCCGGTGCGCATCCCTCCCCAGCCGCTCTACACGCCCATCGGGGTGCTCAagacctccacccctcccccgcCCTCCGGCCTGCCCTTCAACGCACAGCCACGAGACCGATTCCGCAACGACTTCACCAAACCATGGAGTCGCTCCAAAGACGAGTTGGACAAG ACTCTGTCCGAAGCCGTAGTCAAAGTGGTTATCCCAACAGAaag GCACCTGTTAGGCCTCATCCACAGGATGATCGAGTTCGTGGTGCGGGAAGGACCCATGTTTGAGGCAATCATTATGAGCAAGGAGAAGAGCAACCCAGACTtcaa GTTTCTGTTTGAGAATAAGAGTCAGGAGCACGTGTACTACCGCTGGAAGCTCTTCACCATCCTGCAG GGTGAGTCTCCGAGCCAGTGGCGGACGGCGGATTTCCGCATGTTCCGCGGGGGCTCACTGTGGAGGCCCCCCCTCCTCAACCCTTATCTCCATGGTGACGAGGAGCTGCACGAGGACGCCTCACCTCCCAGTCACgaggaggagctgaggaaggGCCAGCTCAAGGCCGA GCATCGAGAGCAGCTGGAGATGCTGCTGCAGCGCTTGACTCCGCGTCGTGAGGAGATCGGGGACGCCATGTTGTTCTGCCTGGAGAAGGCCGAGGCAGCTGAGGAGGTGGTGGCATGCATCGCGGAGTCCCTCTCCTTAATACAGACGCCACTACAGAGGAAG GTTGCCAGATTATATTTGGTGTCCGACATCTTATACAACTCTTGTGCCAAAGTAGCCAACGCCTCGTACTACAGAAAATA CTTCGAGTCTAAATTGCCGCAGATATTTGGTGACATTGGTGAGGCGTACCGAAACATCCGCGCTCGACTGCAAGCGGAGCAGTTCAAG cAAAAGATCATGTGTTGTTTCCGGGCGTGGGAGGACTGGGCCGTGTATCCCGAGTCCTACCTGATCCAGCTCCAGAACGTCTTCCTGGGCCTCTTCAAGCCAGGAGAGGACATCGCCGAGCCGCCAGAG GCGTCATCTGTTGACTTGGACGGCGCTCCTCTGGACGGCGCTCCCCTCGACGGTTTGCCCCTGGACGGGCTGCCATTGGACGGGCTCCCCCTGGACGCGGTGCCGCTCGACGGCACGGCTCTGGAGGACCTGGATGGCTCGCCCATCACCTGGGACGCTGCGCTGGACGGCGCTCCGGTGGACGACATCGACGGCGTCCCCTTGGGATCCGCTATCGACGACATTGATGGAATGCCAT TGGACGAGGGCTCGGGCCGAGGCAGACGTCTTCCTCACGTAGCCAGAGTAGCGCTGTCCAAGTGGGAGCGAGTCGACGACGCCGAACAGCTGAAGAATACAGACGCAGACAGCAG tctGAGTAGAGATGATGACAGTAGGGACTCTGATGAGGACAGCAGTGACTCCTCCTCCAGTCCATCAAAGTACGACGCTGCAGATTTCAAGAGCTCCACTTTCGAGTTCTCCGAGAGCAAGAGGACTAAACTACGAGAACTGGAG gtGAAGGTGATGAGGTTCCAGGATGACCTGGAGTCTGGCAGTAAGGCCCGCAAGGCCGGCATGAGCCTGCAGGAGCAGATACAGCACTACAGGAACAAGCTGCTGCAGAAG GAGTTTGAAAAGAGTGAACAGGAGAAAAAGGACAAATCATCGCAGAAACAAAAGGAACGAtcaaagaaggaggagaagaaggagagaacagaagacCGTACAAGAGCGAGGGACAAGGAGAGGTGTAAGAAGAGTGAAGATCGCGACAGAGGAAGAGACTCAGATGACCGGAGAGAAAG AACAAAGTCGCGGTCTCCCAAGAAGTTGAAGCGTTCGCGGTCTCCGTCGCCTGTCCTCCGCAAGTCTCAGCGCTCAACGTCCCACTCCCCGCACCGCTCGCACAAGAAGTCCAAGAAGAGCAAACACTGA
- the zgc:163098 gene encoding U2 snRNP-associated SURP motif-containing protein isoform X1: protein MIGASLKMADKKSKSATVKKTLTKKEQNEMKKKEEEKAAEVFEEFLASFDSGDKSNVKTFVRGGIVNATKEEQAAEVKKSKLYRPSTKFTPPVSHNAVPPPSSPDLRKSAVKKKTEEKKKSNLELFKEELKQIQEEREERHKRKKGDPGGSSTPEIEMPPAWRSIFDDDPALPNSTNLYIGCINPKMNEEMLCKEFGKYGPLASVKIMWPRTDEERTRVSNRGFVAFMTRRDAERAMAAMDGKTVMGFEMKLGWGKPVRIPPQPLYTPIGVLKTSTPPPPSGLPFNAQPRDRFRNDFTKPWSRSKDELDKTLSEAVVKVVIPTERHLLGLIHRMIEFVVREGPMFEAIIMSKEKSNPDFKFLFENKSQEHVYYRWKLFTILQGESPSQWRTADFRMFRGGSLWRPPLLNPYLHGDEELHEDASPPSHEEELRKGQLKAEHREQLEMLLQRLTPRREEIGDAMLFCLEKAEAAEEVVACIAESLSLIQTPLQRKVARLYLVSDILYNSCAKVANASYYRKYFESKLPQIFGDIGEAYRNIRARLQAEQFKQKIMCCFRAWEDWAVYPESYLIQLQNVFLGLFKPGEDIAEPPEASSVDLDGAPLDGAPLDGLPLDGLPLDGLPLDAVPLDGTALEDLDGSPITWDAALDGAPVDDIDGVPLGSAIDDIDGMPLDEGSGRGRRLPHVARVALSKWERVDDAEQLKNTDADSSLSRDDDSRDSDEDSSDSSSSPSKYDAADFKSSTFEFSESKRTKLRELEVKVMRFQDDLESGSKARKAGMSLQEQIQHYRNKLLQKEFEKSEQEKKDKSSQKQKERSKKEEKKERTEDRTRARDKERCKKSEDRDRGRDSDDRRERTKSRSPKKLKRSRSPSPVLRKSQRSTSHSPHRSHKKSKKSKH, encoded by the exons ATGATAGGAGCGAG tcTGAAGATGGCAGACAAGAAAAGCAAATCCGCAACGGTGAAGAAAACATTAACTAAAAAGGAACAAAATGAGATGAAGAAAAAG GAGGAAGAAAAAGCTGCAGAAGTCTTTGAAGAATTTCTGGCGTCGTTTGACAGTGGTGATAAAAGCAATGTGAAGACTTTTGTCCGCGGTGGGATTGTGAATGCAACAAAAG AGGAGCAAGCAGCGGAGGTGAAGAAGAGTAAACTCTATCGACCCTCTACCAAGTTCACACCCCCTGTGTCCCACAATGCTGTGCCACCGCCATCATCACCAGACCTCAGAAAGTCT GCGGTCaaaaagaagacagaggagaagaagaagagcaacCTGGAGCTGTTTAAAGAGGAGCTGAAACA GATCCAGGAGGAGCGTGAGGAGCGGCACAAGAGGAAGAAGGGCGACCCGGGGGGCAGCAGCACCCCTGAAATCGAAATGCCGCCCGCATGGAGGTCAA TTTTTGACGATGATCCTGCATTGCCTAATTCGACAAATCTCTACATCGGCTGCATCAACCCCAAG ATGAATGAGGAGATGCTGTGTAAGGAGTTTGGGAAGTACGGCCCGCTGGCCAGCGTGAAGATCATGTGGCCCCGTACGGACGAGGAGCGGACGCGCGTCTCCAACCGCGGCTTTGTGGCCTTCATGACGCGCAGGGATGCGGAGAGGGCCATGGCCGCCATGGACG GTAAGACGGTGATGGGCTTCGAGATGAAGCTGGGCTGGGGCAAGCCGGTGCGCATCCCTCCCCAGCCGCTCTACACGCCCATCGGGGTGCTCAagacctccacccctcccccgcCCTCCGGCCTGCCCTTCAACGCACAGCCACGAGACCGATTCCGCAACGACTTCACCAAACCATGGAGTCGCTCCAAAGACGAGTTGGACAAG ACTCTGTCCGAAGCCGTAGTCAAAGTGGTTATCCCAACAGAaag GCACCTGTTAGGCCTCATCCACAGGATGATCGAGTTCGTGGTGCGGGAAGGACCCATGTTTGAGGCAATCATTATGAGCAAGGAGAAGAGCAACCCAGACTtcaa GTTTCTGTTTGAGAATAAGAGTCAGGAGCACGTGTACTACCGCTGGAAGCTCTTCACCATCCTGCAG GGTGAGTCTCCGAGCCAGTGGCGGACGGCGGATTTCCGCATGTTCCGCGGGGGCTCACTGTGGAGGCCCCCCCTCCTCAACCCTTATCTCCATGGTGACGAGGAGCTGCACGAGGACGCCTCACCTCCCAGTCACgaggaggagctgaggaaggGCCAGCTCAAGGCCGA GCATCGAGAGCAGCTGGAGATGCTGCTGCAGCGCTTGACTCCGCGTCGTGAGGAGATCGGGGACGCCATGTTGTTCTGCCTGGAGAAGGCCGAGGCAGCTGAGGAGGTGGTGGCATGCATCGCGGAGTCCCTCTCCTTAATACAGACGCCACTACAGAGGAAG GTTGCCAGATTATATTTGGTGTCCGACATCTTATACAACTCTTGTGCCAAAGTAGCCAACGCCTCGTACTACAGAAAATA CTTCGAGTCTAAATTGCCGCAGATATTTGGTGACATTGGTGAGGCGTACCGAAACATCCGCGCTCGACTGCAAGCGGAGCAGTTCAAG cAAAAGATCATGTGTTGTTTCCGGGCGTGGGAGGACTGGGCCGTGTATCCCGAGTCCTACCTGATCCAGCTCCAGAACGTCTTCCTGGGCCTCTTCAAGCCAGGAGAGGACATCGCCGAGCCGCCAGAG GCGTCATCTGTTGACTTGGACGGCGCTCCTCTGGACGGCGCTCCCCTCGACGGTTTGCCCCTGGACGGGCTGCCATTGGACGGGCTCCCCCTGGACGCGGTGCCGCTCGACGGCACGGCTCTGGAGGACCTGGATGGCTCGCCCATCACCTGGGACGCTGCGCTGGACGGCGCTCCGGTGGACGACATCGACGGCGTCCCCTTGGGATCCGCTATCGACGACATTGATGGAATGCCAT TGGACGAGGGCTCGGGCCGAGGCAGACGTCTTCCTCACGTAGCCAGAGTAGCGCTGTCCAAGTGGGAGCGAGTCGACGACGCCGAACAGCTGAAGAATACAGACGCAGACAGCAG tctGAGTAGAGATGATGACAGTAGGGACTCTGATGAGGACAGCAGTGACTCCTCCTCCAGTCCATCAAAGTACGACGCTGCAGATTTCAAGAGCTCCACTTTCGAGTTCTCCGAGAGCAAGAGGACTAAACTACGAGAACTGGAG gtGAAGGTGATGAGGTTCCAGGATGACCTGGAGTCTGGCAGTAAGGCCCGCAAGGCCGGCATGAGCCTGCAGGAGCAGATACAGCACTACAGGAACAAGCTGCTGCAGAAG GAGTTTGAAAAGAGTGAACAGGAGAAAAAGGACAAATCATCGCAGAAACAAAAGGAACGAtcaaagaaggaggagaagaaggagagaacagaagacCGTACAAGAGCGAGGGACAAGGAGAGGTGTAAGAAGAGTGAAGATCGCGACAGAGGAAGAGACTCAGATGACCGGAGAGAAAG AACAAAGTCGCGGTCTCCCAAGAAGTTGAAGCGTTCGCGGTCTCCGTCGCCTGTCCTCCGCAAGTCTCAGCGCTCAACGTCCCACTCCCCGCACCGCTCGCACAAGAAGTCCAAGAAGAGCAAACACTGA